The Streptomyces europaeiscabiei genome window below encodes:
- a CDS encoding SRPBCC family protein has product MAEFTSSSITIEAAAADVMGVIADFARYPDWTGEVKEAEVLETDGQGRAEQVRLVMDAGAIKDDQTLAYTWTGANEVSWTLVKSQMLRSLDGSYILKPVGDSVTEVTYQLTVDVKIPMLGMIKRKAEKVIIDRALAGLKKRVESGA; this is encoded by the coding sequence ATGGCGGAATTCACCAGTTCGAGCATCACGATCGAGGCTGCGGCCGCCGACGTCATGGGAGTGATCGCCGACTTCGCCCGCTACCCGGACTGGACGGGCGAGGTGAAGGAGGCGGAGGTGCTGGAGACCGACGGTCAGGGCCGCGCCGAGCAGGTCCGGCTCGTCATGGACGCGGGCGCGATCAAGGACGACCAGACGCTGGCGTACACCTGGACCGGGGCGAACGAGGTGTCCTGGACGCTGGTCAAGTCTCAGATGCTGCGGTCGCTCGACGGCTCCTACATCCTGAAGCCGGTCGGTGACTCGGTGACCGAGGTGACGTACCAGCTGACCGTCGACGTCAAGATCCCGATGCTCGGCATGATCAAGCGCAAGGCGGAGAAGGTCATCATCGACCGGGCGCTGGCGGGGCTGAAGAAGCGCGTGGAGTCCGGGGCCTGA
- a CDS encoding metallophosphoesterase family protein, with protein MVSDVHGNARDLAGAGEGADALVCLGDLVLFLDYADHSRGIFPDLFGAENATRLVELRTARRFEEARELGARLWAGVGEERSAVIEKAVRKQYAEMFAAFPAPTYATYGNVDMPRLWPEYAGPGTTVLDGERVEIGGWVFGFVGGGLRTPMRTPYEISDEEYAAKIEAVGEVDVLCTHIPPDIPELVYDTVARRFERGSRALLEAIRKTRPRYSLFGHVHQPLARRMRVGATECVNVGHFAGTGKPWALEW; from the coding sequence GTGGTCAGCGACGTGCACGGCAACGCACGCGACCTGGCCGGAGCGGGTGAGGGCGCCGACGCCCTGGTGTGCCTGGGTGACCTGGTCCTCTTCCTCGACTACGCCGACCACTCCCGCGGCATCTTCCCCGACCTCTTCGGCGCCGAGAACGCCACCCGCCTCGTCGAACTGCGAACCGCCCGCCGCTTCGAGGAGGCGCGCGAACTCGGGGCCCGGCTGTGGGCGGGCGTGGGGGAGGAGCGCTCCGCCGTGATCGAGAAGGCCGTCCGCAAGCAGTACGCCGAGATGTTCGCGGCCTTCCCAGCGCCGACGTACGCCACGTACGGCAATGTCGATATGCCGAGGCTGTGGCCCGAGTACGCGGGTCCGGGGACGACCGTGCTGGACGGCGAACGGGTGGAGATCGGAGGCTGGGTCTTCGGGTTCGTGGGCGGCGGACTCCGCACCCCCATGCGGACCCCGTACGAGATCAGCGACGAGGAGTACGCGGCGAAGATCGAGGCGGTGGGGGAGGTGGACGTGCTGTGCACGCACATCCCGCCGGATATCCCCGAGCTGGTGTACGACACGGTGGCGCGCCGCTTCGAGCGGGGGAGCCGGGCGCTGCTGGAGGCGATCCGGAAGACCCGGCCCCGGTACTCGTTGTTCGGACACGTCCACCAGCCGTTGGCGCGGCGGATGCGCGTCGGGGCGACCGAGTGTGTGAACGTGGGCCACTTCGCGGGGACCGGGAAGCCGTGGGCGCTGGAATGGTGA
- a CDS encoding AMP-dependent synthetase/ligase — MREFSLPALYEVPTDGNLTDIVRRNAAQHPDVAVIARKVDGVWQDVDAVRFLTEVRTAAKGLIAAGVQPGDRVALMSRTRYEWTLLDFAIWTAGAVTVPVYETSSAEQVQWILADSGATAMIVELDGHSAAVESVRDRLPGLKHVWQIEGGGVEELGRLGQGVTDQAVDERSSMAKADDPATIVYTSGTTGRPKGCVLTHRSFFAECGNVVERLRPLFRTGECSVLLFLPLAHVFGRLVQVAPMMAPIKLGTVPDIKNLTDELASFRPTLILGVPRVFEKVYNSARAKAQADGKGKIFDKAADTAIAYSRALDTASGPALGLKIKHKVFDRLVYSKLRAVLGGKGEFAISGGAPLGERLGHFFRGIGFTVLEGYGLTESCAATAFNPWDRQKIGTVGQPLPGSVIRIADDGEVLLHGEHLFKEYWNNPGATEEALADGWFHTGDIGTLDEDGYLSITGRKKEIIVTAGGKNVAPAVIEDRIRAHALVAECMVVGDGRPFVGALVTIDEEFLGRWAAEHGKPAGSTAASLSADADLNAAVQAAIDDGNAAVSKAESVRKFRILSSQFTEESGHLTPSLKLKRNVVAKDYTDEIEAIYQK; from the coding sequence TTGCGCGAGTTCAGCCTTCCGGCTTTGTACGAGGTCCCGACGGACGGCAATCTGACCGACATCGTCCGTAGAAACGCCGCGCAGCATCCCGATGTCGCCGTCATCGCCCGCAAGGTGGACGGCGTCTGGCAGGACGTCGACGCCGTCCGGTTCCTCACCGAGGTGCGGACGGCCGCGAAGGGGCTCATCGCCGCCGGGGTCCAGCCTGGCGACCGGGTCGCGCTGATGTCCCGTACCCGCTACGAGTGGACCCTGCTGGACTTCGCGATCTGGACGGCCGGCGCGGTCACCGTGCCGGTGTACGAGACCAGCTCGGCGGAGCAGGTGCAGTGGATTCTCGCCGACTCGGGCGCCACCGCCATGATCGTGGAGCTGGACGGGCACTCGGCCGCCGTCGAGTCGGTGCGCGACCGGCTGCCGGGGCTGAAGCACGTGTGGCAGATCGAGGGCGGCGGTGTGGAGGAGCTGGGCCGCCTCGGCCAGGGGGTCACCGACCAGGCCGTCGACGAGCGCAGCTCGATGGCCAAGGCCGACGACCCGGCGACCATCGTCTACACCTCCGGCACGACCGGCCGCCCGAAGGGGTGCGTCCTCACCCACCGCAGCTTCTTCGCCGAGTGCGGGAACGTGGTGGAGCGGCTGCGCCCCCTGTTCCGTACGGGCGAGTGCTCGGTCCTGCTCTTCCTCCCGCTCGCGCACGTCTTCGGGCGGCTCGTGCAGGTCGCGCCGATGATGGCGCCGATCAAGCTGGGCACCGTACCGGACATCAAGAACCTCACCGACGAGCTGGCCTCCTTCCGGCCGACGCTGATCCTCGGTGTGCCGCGCGTGTTCGAGAAGGTCTACAACTCAGCGCGGGCCAAGGCGCAGGCGGACGGCAAGGGCAAGATCTTCGACAAGGCCGCGGACACGGCGATCGCGTACAGCAGGGCGCTGGACACGGCGTCGGGCCCGGCGCTCGGCCTGAAGATCAAGCACAAGGTGTTCGACAGGCTCGTCTACAGCAAGCTGCGGGCGGTGCTCGGCGGCAAGGGCGAGTTCGCGATCTCGGGCGGCGCCCCGCTGGGCGAGCGTCTGGGTCACTTCTTCCGCGGCATCGGCTTCACGGTCCTGGAGGGCTACGGCCTGACGGAGTCCTGTGCGGCCACCGCGTTCAACCCCTGGGACCGCCAGAAGATCGGTACGGTCGGGCAGCCGCTGCCGGGTTCCGTCATCCGGATCGCGGACGACGGGGAGGTGCTGCTGCACGGCGAGCACCTGTTCAAGGAGTACTGGAACAACCCGGGCGCGACCGAGGAGGCGCTGGCCGACGGCTGGTTCCACACGGGCGACATCGGCACCCTCGACGAGGACGGCTACCTCAGCATCACCGGCCGCAAGAAGGAGATCATCGTCACCGCGGGCGGCAAGAACGTCGCCCCGGCCGTGATCGAGGACCGGATCCGGGCGCACGCCCTGGTCGCGGAGTGCATGGTGGTGGGCGACGGGCGGCCCTTCGTGGGCGCGCTGGTCACCATCGACGAGGAGTTCCTGGGCCGCTGGGCCGCCGAGCACGGCAAGCCGGCGGGCTCCACCGCGGCGTCACTGAGTGCGGACGCCGATCTGAACGCGGCCGTGCAGGCCGCGATCGACGACGGCAACGCCGCGGTGTCGAAGGCGGAATCGGTGCGGAAGTTCCGCATTCTGTCCTCCCAGTTCACGGAGGAGTCGGGCCACCTGACGCCGTCCCTGAAGCTCAAGCGCAACGTGGTGGCGAAGGACTACACGGACGAGATCGAGGCGATCTACCAGAAGTAA
- a CDS encoding GMC oxidoreductase has translation MQRQLTRRHILGMAALQTAAALGLTRIGLQSAQAAEPDAVDSAPAIVIGSGYGAAVAALRLGQAGIRTLVLEMGRAWNSPGSDGKIFCSTKEPDDRSMWFKTRTEAPLATFLWLDVVNQDINPYPGVLDRVRYADMSVFLGRGVGGGSLVNGSMAVTPLQSYFAEQFPAVDTAEMYSTYFPRARAMLGVNTIDPAWFESTEWYRFSRISRAHADKAGLRTTFVPSVYDFGYMQREAAGTATRSALAGEVIYGNNHGKKSLDKTYLAAALGTGNVTIHTMERARGIRRLSDGTYVVTVDRIADTGAVVETKEYGCTYLFLGAGSVGTTELLVRARAKGTLPALDASVGAGWGSNGNVMLGRANHLWDTVGANQSTMPVMGIDDWANTANPVFAEIAPLPTGLEHWVSLYLAITKNPERASFTYDAASDSAKLGWSAAQSAVSSSMAKKLFDRINSANSTMYRYDLFGSSNKVFADDFTYHPLGGCVLGKATDNYGRVKGYSKLYVTDGSLVPGSIGVNPFVTITALAERTMTRVLAEDTAP, from the coding sequence ATGCAGCGTCAACTGACGAGACGTCACATCCTTGGTATGGCCGCCCTGCAGACGGCGGCCGCCCTCGGTCTCACCCGCATCGGCCTCCAGTCCGCCCAGGCGGCCGAACCCGACGCGGTCGACTCCGCCCCCGCGATCGTCATCGGCTCCGGCTACGGCGCCGCCGTCGCCGCCCTCCGACTCGGCCAGGCCGGCATCCGCACCCTCGTCCTGGAGATGGGCAGGGCCTGGAACAGCCCCGGCTCGGACGGCAAGATCTTCTGTTCGACCAAGGAGCCCGACGATCGGTCCATGTGGTTCAAGACCCGGACCGAGGCCCCGCTCGCCACCTTCCTCTGGCTGGACGTCGTCAACCAGGACATCAACCCCTACCCCGGCGTCCTGGACCGCGTCCGCTACGCCGACATGTCGGTCTTCCTGGGCCGCGGTGTCGGCGGCGGCTCACTGGTCAACGGCAGCATGGCCGTCACCCCGCTCCAGTCGTACTTCGCCGAGCAGTTCCCGGCCGTCGACACCGCCGAGATGTACTCCACGTACTTCCCGCGCGCCCGCGCCATGCTCGGCGTCAACACCATCGACCCCGCCTGGTTCGAGTCCACGGAGTGGTATCGCTTCAGCCGGATCTCCCGTGCCCACGCCGACAAGGCCGGCCTGCGGACCACCTTCGTGCCGAGCGTCTACGACTTCGGCTACATGCAGCGCGAGGCGGCCGGCACCGCGACCAGGTCGGCCCTCGCGGGAGAGGTCATCTACGGCAACAACCACGGAAAGAAGAGCCTCGACAAGACGTACCTCGCCGCCGCCCTCGGCACCGGCAACGTCACCATCCACACCATGGAACGGGCCAGGGGCATCCGTCGGCTGAGCGACGGGACGTACGTCGTCACCGTCGACCGCATCGCCGACACGGGGGCGGTCGTCGAGACCAAGGAGTACGGCTGCACCTATCTGTTCCTCGGCGCCGGCAGCGTCGGCACCACCGAACTCCTCGTCCGCGCACGGGCGAAGGGCACCCTGCCCGCGCTGGACGCCAGTGTCGGCGCCGGCTGGGGTTCGAACGGCAACGTCATGCTCGGCCGGGCCAACCACCTGTGGGACACGGTCGGGGCGAACCAGTCGACCATGCCGGTCATGGGCATCGACGACTGGGCCAACACCGCCAACCCCGTCTTCGCCGAGATCGCCCCGCTGCCCACGGGCCTCGAACACTGGGTCAGCCTCTATCTGGCGATCACCAAGAACCCGGAGCGCGCGTCCTTCACCTACGACGCCGCGAGCGACTCGGCGAAGCTCGGCTGGAGCGCCGCCCAGAGCGCGGTCTCCTCCTCCATGGCCAAGAAGCTCTTCGACCGGATCAACTCGGCCAACAGCACGATGTACCGCTACGACCTGTTCGGCTCGTCCAACAAGGTGTTCGCCGACGACTTCACCTACCACCCGCTGGGCGGCTGTGTGCTGGGGAAGGCGACCGACAACTACGGGAGGGTGAAGGGGTATTCGAAGCTGTACGTCACCGACGGCTCGCTCGTGCCCGGCTCGATCGGGGTGAACCCGTTCGTCACGATCACCGCGCTCGCCGAACGCACGATGACGCGGGTCCTCGCCGAGGACACCGCGCCATGA
- a CDS encoding glycosyltransferase family 4 protein, with the protein MHKTLIVTNDFPPRPGGIQAFLHNMALRLDPEQIVVYASTWKRSREGARATAAFDAEQPFTVVRDRTTMLLPTPAVTRRAVSLLREHGCTAVWFGAAAPLGLMAPALRRAGARRLVATTHGHEAGWAQLPAARQLLGRIGEGTDTITYLGEYTRSRIATALTSQAAGRMVQLPPGVDEKTFHPGSGGAEVRARLGLTDRPVVVCVSRLVPRKGQDTLIRAMPAILAEEPDAVLLIVGGGPYEKELRRLAHESGVAASVRFTGAVPWSELPAHYGAGDVFAMPCRTRRGGLDVEGLGIVYLEASATGLPVVAGDSGGAPDAVLDGETGWVVRGGSPNDAAERIVTLLGDPELRARMGQRGREWVEEKWRWDLLAETLKSLL; encoded by the coding sequence ATGCACAAGACCCTGATCGTGACCAACGACTTCCCGCCCCGGCCCGGCGGTATCCAGGCGTTTCTGCACAACATGGCGCTACGGCTGGATCCCGAGCAGATCGTCGTCTATGCCTCGACGTGGAAGCGGAGCCGGGAGGGCGCCCGGGCGACGGCCGCCTTCGACGCCGAGCAGCCCTTCACCGTCGTACGCGACCGGACGACCATGCTGCTGCCGACGCCCGCCGTCACCCGCCGCGCGGTCTCGCTGCTGCGGGAGCACGGCTGTACGGCGGTGTGGTTCGGTGCGGCGGCCCCGCTCGGTCTGATGGCCCCCGCGCTGCGCCGGGCGGGCGCCCGGCGGCTGGTGGCCACCACGCACGGCCACGAGGCGGGCTGGGCGCAGCTGCCCGCCGCCCGGCAGCTGCTGGGACGGATCGGCGAGGGCACGGACACGATCACCTACCTGGGCGAGTACACGCGCTCCCGGATCGCCACGGCTCTCACTTCGCAGGCGGCCGGGCGCATGGTCCAGCTGCCGCCCGGGGTCGACGAGAAGACCTTCCACCCCGGCTCCGGCGGTGCCGAGGTCCGGGCCCGGCTGGGGCTCACCGACCGGCCGGTCGTCGTCTGTGTCTCCCGGCTCGTGCCGCGCAAGGGGCAGGACACGCTGATCCGGGCGATGCCCGCCATCCTCGCCGAGGAGCCGGACGCGGTGCTGCTGATCGTCGGCGGCGGACCGTACGAGAAGGAGCTGCGCCGGCTCGCCCACGAGAGCGGGGTCGCCGCGTCCGTCCGCTTCACCGGCGCCGTCCCCTGGTCCGAGCTGCCCGCCCACTACGGCGCCGGCGACGTCTTCGCCATGCCGTGCCGTACGCGCCGGGGCGGGCTGGACGTCGAAGGGCTCGGGATCGTCTACCTGGAGGCCTCCGCGACCGGACTGCCCGTCGTCGCGGGCGACTCCGGCGGTGCCCCCGACGCCGTGCTCGACGGCGAGACCGGCTGGGTCGTACGAGGAGGCTCCCCGAACGACGCCGCCGAACGCATCGTCACCCTCCTGGGCGACCCGGAACTCCGGGCACGCATGGGGCAGCGGGGACGGGAGTGGGTCGAGGAGAAATGGCGCTGGGACCTGTTGGCAGAAACTTTGAAATCGTTGCTCTAG
- a CDS encoding glycosyltransferase family 87 protein yields MAQTHIRGSRRLPLGLLTLWGATRLLLLLFVFKVYVFPGPDVTSDVSVIYQGWYETLRTGTYPLNDVTWQYPPAAALAILSPALLPFLDYASAFFVLAFLADLVVLALLLYAGGRPGKTWRGAWVWVVGLPLLGPTGYARYDVMVTAVAVAALLAGSRHPRAMGALTAFAALLKVWPVLLLLGARKRAAWAWAAGTGLAVAALFAVSMPGAFAFLTFQRDRGTEVESLGALVFHVARQFGWDGEVLLNYGSVEFLGDHVDTVSKVALLLSGVAFAWLLLWRVRARRFAPHTLADAAFVAVLMFTATSRVISPQYMVWLVGLAAVCLCFRASRMGPSAVMVLMASFVTVLEFPVWFAHVVASDGLGVTLLFARNGLLVLAALLAAFRLWHDTVPRPAPEPLPQQQDNVKEALGS; encoded by the coding sequence GTGGCTCAGACGCATATAAGGGGCTCTCGACGGCTCCCGCTGGGGCTTCTGACGCTCTGGGGCGCGACCCGGCTGCTCCTGCTGCTGTTCGTCTTCAAGGTGTACGTGTTCCCCGGCCCGGACGTCACCAGCGACGTCTCGGTGATCTACCAGGGCTGGTACGAGACCCTGCGCACAGGAACGTATCCCCTGAACGACGTCACCTGGCAGTACCCGCCCGCCGCCGCCCTCGCGATTCTCTCCCCCGCGCTGCTGCCCTTCCTGGACTACGCGTCCGCGTTCTTCGTCCTCGCCTTCCTCGCCGACCTGGTCGTGCTCGCGCTGCTCCTGTACGCGGGCGGGCGCCCCGGGAAGACATGGCGCGGCGCCTGGGTGTGGGTGGTGGGCCTGCCGCTGCTCGGCCCGACCGGGTACGCCCGCTACGACGTGATGGTGACGGCGGTGGCGGTCGCCGCCCTCCTCGCCGGCAGCCGTCACCCGCGCGCGATGGGGGCGCTGACGGCCTTCGCGGCCCTGCTGAAGGTCTGGCCGGTACTGCTGCTCCTGGGCGCCCGCAAGCGTGCCGCCTGGGCGTGGGCCGCGGGCACCGGCCTGGCGGTGGCCGCCCTCTTCGCCGTCTCCATGCCCGGCGCCTTCGCCTTCCTGACGTTCCAGCGGGACCGCGGCACGGAGGTCGAGTCGCTGGGCGCCCTCGTCTTCCATGTGGCCCGGCAGTTCGGCTGGGACGGCGAGGTACTGCTCAACTACGGCTCGGTGGAGTTCCTCGGCGACCACGTCGACACCGTCAGCAAAGTGGCCCTGCTGCTCAGCGGGGTGGCGTTCGCCTGGCTGCTGCTCTGGCGGGTACGGGCCCGGCGGTTCGCGCCGCACACCCTCGCGGACGCCGCGTTCGTGGCGGTGCTGATGTTCACGGCCACGAGCCGGGTGATCAGCCCGCAGTACATGGTGTGGCTGGTGGGCCTCGCCGCGGTGTGCCTCTGCTTCCGGGCGAGCCGGATGGGCCCGTCGGCGGTCATGGTCCTGATGGCGTCCTTCGTGACCGTCCTGGAGTTCCCCGTCTGGTTCGCCCACGTCGTCGCCAGCGACGGGCTGGGCGTCACCCTCCTCTTCGCCCGCAACGGCCTCCTCGTCCTCGCGGCCCTGCTCGCCGCGTTCCGACTGTGGCACGACACGGTCCCCCGGCCCGCCCCGGAACCCCTGCCGCAACAGCAGGACAACGTCAAGGAAGCACTGGGTTCCTGA
- a CDS encoding C40 family peptidase, which yields MVSHSRLVPSGFDRGAAAALGVLSAAAAALGAIPVQTAAAAPHDNTRAEVDRLYEEAERATEAYNKADERADELREQVGTAQDSIARQQDRINVMRESLGSLAGAQYRSGAVDPSIALLFSDDPDDYLDTAAALDRINAHQAGELHDLRHAMRALSQNRAEASGKLAELEKSRKAVAQHKRAVEGKLAAARRLLDSLPDEERAAYDRSSRSTGSGRTDMPDLDGAVAPGGRAAAAVAAARSALGKPYVWGSTGPDGFDCSGLMVWSYGQAGVGLPRTSQAQRYAGTRVPLSQARPGDLVTYRADASHVGMYAGNGQVIHAPYPGAPVRYDPVGMMPIASVTRP from the coding sequence GTGGTGTCCCACAGTCGCCTTGTACCGTCCGGGTTCGACCGGGGCGCGGCCGCCGCCCTCGGTGTGCTGTCCGCCGCGGCCGCCGCCCTCGGCGCCATCCCCGTCCAGACGGCCGCCGCCGCGCCGCACGACAACACCCGGGCCGAGGTGGACCGGCTGTACGAGGAGGCCGAGCGGGCCACCGAGGCCTACAACAAGGCCGACGAGCGCGCCGACGAGCTGCGTGAGCAGGTCGGCACCGCGCAGGACTCGATCGCCCGGCAGCAGGACCGCATCAACGTCATGCGGGAGTCGCTGGGTTCGCTCGCCGGCGCCCAGTACCGCTCCGGCGCCGTCGACCCGTCGATCGCCCTGCTGTTCTCCGACGATCCGGACGACTACCTCGACACGGCCGCCGCCCTGGACCGCATCAACGCCCACCAGGCGGGCGAACTCCACGACCTCCGGCACGCCATGCGCGCCCTCTCCCAGAACCGCGCGGAGGCCAGTGGCAAGCTCGCCGAGCTGGAGAAGAGCCGCAAGGCCGTCGCCCAGCACAAGCGGGCCGTCGAGGGGAAGCTCGCGGCGGCCCGGCGGCTGCTCGACTCCCTCCCGGACGAGGAGCGCGCCGCGTACGACCGATCCTCCCGCTCCACCGGCTCAGGCCGGACCGACATGCCCGACCTCGACGGCGCCGTCGCCCCGGGCGGCCGCGCGGCAGCCGCTGTCGCCGCCGCCCGCTCCGCCCTCGGCAAGCCGTACGTGTGGGGCTCCACCGGCCCCGACGGCTTCGACTGCTCCGGCCTCATGGTCTGGTCGTACGGACAGGCCGGCGTCGGCCTGCCGCGCACCTCGCAGGCCCAGCGATACGCCGGCACCCGGGTCCCGCTCTCCCAGGCCCGGCCCGGCGACCTCGTCACCTACCGGGCCGACGCCAGCCATGTCGGCATGTACGCCGGCAACGGCCAGGTCATCCACGCCCCCTACCCGGGCGCCCCGGTCCGCTACGACCCTGTCGGCATGATGCCGATCGCCTCGGTCACCCGCCCCTGA
- a CDS encoding C40 family peptidase — MASHRRPKQPSRARVTVLTTAAAAAVALTSQAANAAPAEKPSKDDVQAKVHKLYEDAGRATDKLNGAEEKQEKLEKEISAIQDNVAKGQEDLNELREGIGLAASAQYRSGGIDSSIQLFLSADPDDYLDKAATLDQLTSQQVESLKKVQEKQRTLAQQRQEATEKLADLADTRETLAKKKKEVQSKLAAANKLLNTLTAAEKADLDEQETRASRDAGDRVDLGNEAPASDRGAAALAAAGTQVGKPYVSGGSGPNSYDCSGLTQWAYAQAGVSITRTTYTQANDGTRIGRGELMPGDLVFFNDLGHVGLYAGNGTVIHAPYPGKVVRYESMSTIGSFQFGVRIG, encoded by the coding sequence GTGGCGTCCCACCGTCGACCGAAGCAGCCGAGCCGTGCGCGCGTGACCGTGCTCACCACTGCCGCCGCCGCTGCCGTGGCCCTGACCTCCCAGGCCGCCAACGCCGCGCCCGCGGAGAAGCCGAGCAAGGACGACGTCCAGGCCAAGGTCCACAAGCTCTACGAGGACGCCGGGCGGGCCACCGACAAGCTCAACGGGGCCGAGGAGAAGCAGGAGAAGCTCGAGAAGGAGATCTCCGCGATCCAGGACAACGTCGCCAAGGGTCAGGAAGACCTCAACGAGCTGCGTGAGGGCATAGGCCTGGCGGCCAGCGCCCAGTACCGCTCGGGCGGCATCGACTCCTCGATCCAGCTCTTCCTCTCCGCCGACCCGGACGACTACCTGGACAAGGCCGCCACGCTCGACCAGCTGACCAGCCAGCAGGTCGAGTCGCTGAAGAAGGTCCAGGAGAAGCAGCGCACCCTCGCGCAGCAGCGCCAGGAGGCCACGGAGAAGCTGGCGGACCTCGCGGACACCCGCGAGACCCTGGCCAAGAAGAAGAAGGAAGTCCAGAGCAAGCTGGCCGCGGCGAACAAGCTCCTCAACACCCTGACGGCCGCGGAGAAGGCCGATCTGGACGAGCAGGAGACCCGCGCCAGCCGTGACGCCGGGGACCGCGTCGACCTGGGCAACGAGGCACCTGCCTCCGATCGTGGAGCCGCCGCCCTCGCCGCCGCCGGCACCCAGGTCGGCAAGCCGTACGTCTCCGGTGGCAGCGGCCCCAACTCCTACGACTGCTCCGGGCTGACCCAGTGGGCCTACGCCCAGGCCGGTGTGTCGATCACCCGGACCACGTACACGCAGGCGAACGACGGCACCCGGATCGGCCGCGGCGAACTCATGCCGGGCGACCTCGTCTTCTTCAACGACCTGGGACATGTCGGCCTCTACGCGGGCAACGGCACCGTCATCCACGCCCCGTACCCGGGCAAGGTCGTCCGCTACGAGTCGATGAGCACCATCGGCAGTTTCCAGTTCGGTGTCCGTATCGGCTGA
- a CDS encoding NYN domain-containing protein, with product MVESAGGGPGDGAAEVLDRPLPEGVRRRVVQIVSDGFGGLTVAELPAQLRQYARFTPTRRVKFAGNAMAAALESDTLFRQRISERFREAHPELADALDTGAPPPAADPLDVAAAAYVLRPTGWVKLVAAAGEEALRAYAERADEESRAELERLRERLAEARGHTKAETERLRAELESAKKEADAMHRKLRAALSDVKRGEAALRKLHAEMETVRSESHSQVSAAESESRRLKARLGEAEAALEATRRAAREGRSVEDMRVRLLLDTVLDAAQGLRRELALPPVSVRPAETVDAVEPGRMTPKDIATRALSENDPAILDQLLALPQAHLVVDGYNVTKTGYPQMPLEKQRLRLLGQLSQLAAQTGAEVTCVFDGAELAAPVLLAPPRGVRVLFSKPGVTADELIRQLVRAEPPGRPVIVASTDREVADGIAKAGARPVASVVLLKRLS from the coding sequence ATGGTGGAGAGCGCAGGCGGGGGGCCGGGCGACGGCGCCGCCGAGGTGCTCGACCGTCCGCTGCCCGAGGGCGTGCGCAGACGGGTCGTGCAGATCGTCTCCGACGGCTTCGGCGGACTGACCGTCGCCGAACTGCCCGCACAGCTGAGGCAGTATGCCCGGTTCACCCCGACCCGTCGGGTGAAGTTCGCCGGGAACGCGATGGCGGCCGCCCTGGAGAGCGACACGCTTTTCAGACAGCGGATCTCGGAGCGGTTCCGGGAGGCCCACCCGGAGCTGGCCGACGCCCTCGACACGGGCGCGCCGCCCCCGGCCGCGGATCCGCTGGACGTGGCAGCCGCGGCCTATGTGCTGCGCCCCACGGGCTGGGTGAAGCTGGTCGCCGCCGCCGGTGAGGAGGCCCTGCGGGCGTACGCCGAGCGGGCCGACGAGGAGAGCCGGGCCGAGCTGGAGCGGCTGCGCGAACGGCTCGCCGAGGCCCGCGGCCACACGAAGGCCGAGACGGAACGGCTGCGCGCGGAGCTGGAGTCGGCCAAGAAGGAGGCCGACGCGATGCACCGCAAACTCCGGGCCGCCCTCAGCGACGTCAAGCGCGGCGAGGCCGCCCTGCGCAAGCTGCACGCCGAGATGGAGACCGTACGTTCCGAGTCGCACTCCCAGGTGTCCGCCGCCGAGAGCGAGAGCCGACGGCTCAAGGCCCGGCTCGGTGAGGCGGAGGCCGCCCTGGAGGCCACCAGGCGGGCCGCCCGAGAGGGCCGCAGCGTCGAGGACATGCGCGTACGGCTGCTGCTGGACACCGTGCTGGACGCGGCCCAGGGGCTGCGGCGGGAGCTGGCGCTGCCGCCGGTCTCCGTACGGCCCGCCGAGACCGTCGACGCGGTCGAACCGGGGCGGATGACCCCGAAGGACATCGCCACCCGCGCGCTGTCGGAGAACGACCCGGCGATCCTGGACCAGTTGCTGGCGCTGCCGCAGGCGCATCTCGTCGTCGACGGCTACAACGTCACCAAGACCGGCTATCCGCAGATGCCGCTGGAGAAGCAGCGGCTGCGGCTCCTCGGGCAGCTCTCCCAGCTCGCCGCGCAGACCGGCGCCGAGGTCACCTGCGTCTTCGACGGTGCCGAGCTGGCCGCGCCGGTGCTGCTCGCGCCGCCGCGCGGGGTGCGGGTGCTGTTCTCCAAGCCGGGGGTCACCGCCGACGAGTTGATCCGCCAGCTGGTGCGCGCCGAGCCGCCCGGCCGGCCGGTCATCGTCGCCTCCACCGACCGCGAGGTGGCCGACGGGATCGCCAAGGCGGGGGCCCGCCCGGTTGCGTCCGTGGTGCTCCTCAAGCGGCTTTCCTGA